One segment of Plasmodium relictum strain SGS1 genome assembly, chromosome: 3 DNA contains the following:
- the P36 gene encoding 6-cysteine protein, putative: MKNSYYSLLVIYIYFFSYYTIYMLDVKELKIGDYYICNLKDYPTGNCEVNYDYNKAIKLLCPINRANNDYNSSYCFKYLGIKDKLIINNKEEEIHQTLPGIILENIIKFNRNHLGIYAPFYVKEDVAIVCTCDQSNKEGITPYIKIVLKTKKSYNSNEDYIKGCDYGNNKGKQQFLTKTMSQRESFICEIDATGGDVVGINCNNYNDKNFKGIQILPPTCFGTVSFSVSSLNLVTMNINNLIPDAKYYPEFSSFDKDKNFQKFSTTSYLWIPENVHYDVTFLCYCKYSYGVGVAIYNIKKNQ, encoded by the coding sequence atgaaaaattcatattattcattattagttatatatatatattttttttcttattacaCTATATATATGCTTGAtgtaaaagaattaaaaattggAGATTACTACATTTGCAATTTAAAAGATTATCCAACTGGAAATTGTGAGGTTAATTACGATTACAATAAAGCTATAAAATTGTTATGCCCTATAAATAGAGCAAATAATGATTACAACTCAAGTTACTGTTTTAAGTATTTAGGAATAAAAGATAAacttattattaataataaagaagaagAGATACACCAAACATTACCAGGAATAATATTAGagaatataattaaatttaatagaaaTCATTTAGGCATATATGCTCCTTTTTATGTGAAAGAAGATGTAGCTATTGTATGTACATGTGATCAATCAAATAAAGAAGGTATAACaccatatattaaaatagttcttaaaactaaaaaaagttataataGTAATGAAGATTATATTAAAGGATGCGACTACGGTAATAATAAAGGAAAACAACAATTTTTAACAAAGACCATGTCTCAAAGAGAAAGTTTTATTTGTGAAATAGACGCTACTGGAGGAGATGTAGTTGGGATTAACTgcaataattataatgataaGAACTTTAAAGGTATACAGATATTGCCTCCTACTTGTTTTGGTACAGTATCATTTTCAGTATCCTCATTGAATTTAGTAAcaatgaatataaataactTAATACCTGATGCAAAATATTACCCTGAGTTTTCATCTTTTGATAAAGACAAAAACTTTCAAAAATTTTCTACAACTTCTTACCTATGGATACCTGAAAATGTTCATTATGATGTAacatttttatgttattgCAAATATTCATATGGTGTTGGAGTTGCTATTTacaacattaaaaaaaatcaataa
- the P52 gene encoding 6-cysteine protein, putative: protein MKYKKAILYYFVYTIYNYVVYSNRIKPVQTIGNVKFCIVNTKSDDVEECILENEFGKLLVFICKVDDSNSLMALSKPADCAIKTYVNQNNPNENSPETNTYDVFQNLFGTNNSALRASFAFYGALYSNKDIEFSCLCYGNKKTKVKHIMRINFRKTNKKIKGCDFGDNIKSRRDFANNRSLNESSSCIIHAYPGDIVGINCFKKDNNDNYNDNLHLIPNKCFHNVFYGYDLVLSSKNLIPNSRVIPDPSKDVSLTKMHSFFSYIILPDNLQENLKIGCACKRNEYAGTMIIFIKTKKKLLDDDVDKRKNNAEENNEQNENEGSEQVEPIEQIEQIKKIGKIKQIGQINKNIQNDQNDQNDQNDQSDQHDQNESNLQDKHNLDYSDDIYNYINNNVSRNDGHKTIENLFKNNNIDVNGFNDKLNIENRSKRTFWQNLFGLSSSYYISLNYLLFIFLLIHIY, encoded by the coding sequence atgaaatataaaaaggctatattatattattttgtttatacTATTTACAATTACGTGGTTTATAGTAATAGAATAAAACCAGTACAAACTATAGGAAATGTAAAATTTTGTATTGTAAATACGAAATCAGATGATGTTGAAGAATGTATATTAGAAAATGAATTTGGTAAATTACTAGTATTTATTTGCAAAGTAGATGATTCTAATAGTTTGATGGCTCTCTCAAAACCTGCTGATTGTGCAATCAAAACGTATGTAAATCAAAATAATCCAAATGAAAACTCACCAGAAACTAATACATACGAcgtttttcaaaatttatttGGAACTAATAATTCTGCTTTGAGAGCATCTTTTGCCTTTTATGGCGCTCTTTATTCTAATAAAGATATTGAGTTTAGCTGTTTATGCTatggaaataaaaaaactaagGTAAAACATATAATGAGAattaattttagaaaaacaaacaaaaaaattaaaggatGCGATTTTGgagataatataaaatcgAGAAGAGATTTTGCAAATAACAGATCATTAAATGAAAGCTCTTCTTGTATTATTCATGCTTACCCTGGTGATATAGTTGGAAtaaattgttttaaaaaagataataatgataattataatgataaCTTACATTTGATACCAAATAAATGTTTTCATAATGTTTTTTATGGTTATGACTTAGTATTAAGTTCAAAAAATCTAATACCAAATTCTAGAGTTATACCTGATCCTTCGAAAGATGTATCATTAACAAAAAtgcattcttttttttcttatataattttaccAGATAATTTACaggaaaatttaaaaataggtTGTGCCTGTAAAAGAAATGAATATGCGGGTACTAtgattattttcattaaaacaaaaaaaaagttgttAGATGATGATGTtgacaaaagaaaaaataatgctGAAGAAAATAACgaacaaaatgaaaatgaggGAAGTGAGCAAGTTGAGCCAATTGAGCAAATTGAACAAATTAAGAAAATTGGGAAAATTAAACAAATTGGacaaattaacaaaaatattcaaaatgaTCAAAATGATCAAAATGATCAAAATGATCAAAGTGATCAACATGATCAAAATGAATCAAATTTACAAGATAAACATAATTTAGATTATTCTGATGATATTTATAactatattaataataatgtttCTCGTAATGATGGCCATAAAACtattgaaaatttatttaaaaataataatattgatgTAAATGGttttaatgataaattaaatattgaaaatagaAGTAAAAGGACTTTCTGGCAAAATTTATTTGGATTATCTTCTTCATATTATATATCACTTAATTATCTACTATTTATATTCTTacttattcatatatattaa